In Ignavibacteria bacterium, the genomic stretch AAAATGGCAGGTCCTCATGCGGATTTTCTTTTGTTTCTGAAACTACCGTAATTTTTACGATTGATGGGGTTACCTTGTCGGCAACTTCTATGAATGCTTTACTGAATGCGTTAACGTCAATATCTGTTATCGGCGGATTCTTGGCCCCGATTGTTATGTCTGCTAGTCCCGGCCTTACCCAGCCGAATCCTGAAACCAGAACCGCCCCGAAGATGACCCCTATTATAACTAGTGCAACAGTACCGAATAAATTTCTGTTTTTCATTAAAAAACCTCCTGGTTTTCCTGTTTTAAGCTATACTTTTATGATCTAAAAATATTGTGTCTAAAACAAGTGAATAGATTTTATCCCCTTGAACTCAGGAACGTGATATTTTAAGTATTTCTCCAGGAAATTCAACGTGTTGTCGATTTCCCCGGCACTTATTTTCTCCTCGCTCCCAATGTTACTTAGACCAGTAATAAATTGAAAAAGTTCCGGTGAAAGTTGCATTGAACCCGCCACTTCATGGCTGCATGAAGAACATATCATTCCCCGTTCAAAATTGAAATAATACTTCTTTTCTTCTGCCCCAATCGGCCTGCCGCATATTGAGCAGCGCTCGAATTGTATCTCAAAGCCGCTTTCTTTTAAGAGGAAGACTATGAACTTAATTAACAGCACTCCCGGTCTTCTGTTGGATGTTTCAAAGAGGTTTAGGATTCTGACCAGCCCGCGGAAAAGCCTCTCGTTTGCCTCTTCTTCTATCGTCATAGCAAGCACAAGCTCCAGGGAGGCCGAGGCATACTTAAGCTTCAGGAGGTCTTCTTTTATCCTGGGGTAATAAGAGATTAGTTCGGCCTGGCTTATAAGCTGGATCTCCCGCCCGGCCTTTTTGTAAAGAACTATCTGGAGGTGGTTAAATGAATCTATCTTGTGACCAACGGGTGACTTCGGCTGCCGTGCACCCTTGATGATACCTGAAATCTTGCCCAGGTCCTTCGTGTAAAACGTGGCAATTGTACTGCTTTCACGGTAGTTCATTTTGCTAAGAACTACCGCTTCAGTTTTTATTATTTCGGACATTAAAAATTGTAAGGAGGTTTGTAAAGCTTTTTATCAGTAATTATACCCGAAATCAGGCCTGCAGGCGTAACGTCAAATGCCGGGGAATAAACTTCATATTCATCTGAAGTGATCCTGGCTTCCTTAAAACAGGTCAGTTCACCCTTGCCCCTGAGTTCGATCTTTATTGAGCCGCCATTGGGACACTTACGGTCTATCGTGGTCTCCGGAGCAGCTATATAAAAAGGTATATTATGATAAGAACAAAGAACAGCCAAATTATATGTCCCTATTTTGTTGGCCGTGTCCCCGTTAAGTGCTATCCTGTCGGCGCCTACAATAACAAGGTCAATCTTCTTCTGCTGCATTAAAAATGCCGCCGTGGAATCTGTGTTCATTGCAAAAGGAATGTTGCTCTTCCAAAGCTCAAATGCTGTAAGCCTTGAGCCC encodes the following:
- the recO gene encoding DNA repair protein RecO, producing MSEIIKTEAVVLSKMNYRESSTIATFYTKDLGKISGIIKGARQPKSPVGHKIDSFNHLQIVLYKKAGREIQLISQAELISYYPRIKEDLLKLKYASASLELVLAMTIEEEANERLFRGLVRILNLFETSNRRPGVLLIKFIVFLLKESGFEIQFERCSICGRPIGAEEKKYYFNFERGMICSSCSHEVAGSMQLSPELFQFITGLSNIGSEEKISAGEIDNTLNFLEKYLKYHVPEFKGIKSIHLF